Proteins found in one Prosthecobacter sp. genomic segment:
- a CDS encoding DUF721 domain-containing protein encodes MNNRKPTATMRLRHNLLSAWRGVDNGPLIDLPTLKVGDLATQIMAKYGMANRVKLEDILAAWEEIVGTFLFKMTRPDAFERGVLTVRLMQPTAHHALSLEKVKILKRLQEKLPDAKIRDIRFRHG; translated from the coding sequence ATGAACAACCGCAAGCCCACCGCCACCATGCGCCTGCGCCACAACCTGCTCTCCGCGTGGCGTGGCGTGGACAACGGCCCGCTCATCGACCTGCCCACGCTCAAGGTCGGTGATCTCGCCACGCAGATCATGGCGAAGTACGGCATGGCCAACCGCGTGAAGCTGGAGGACATCCTCGCCGCGTGGGAGGAGATCGTCGGCACCTTTCTTTTCAAGATGACGCGCCCCGATGCCTTTGAGCGCGGTGTGTTGACCGTGCGCCTCATGCAGCCCACCGCGCATCACGCCCTCTCGCTCGAAAAAGTGAAGATCCTCAAACGCCTCCAGGAAAAACTGCCCGACGCCAAGATCCGCGACATCCGCTTCCGCCACGGCTGA